In the Malaya genurostris strain Urasoe2022 chromosome 1, Malgen_1.1, whole genome shotgun sequence genome, one interval contains:
- the LOC131425828 gene encoding uncharacterized protein LOC131425828 — translation MLRTEFDDKRKAEAKLKALEPKPKRGRGRPPKKSRGGGRKPLAGKRKADPAKKDSGEPKEKRGRGRPPSKGGAAAAKKPAAGGKGRGRGRPKKN, via the exons ATGCTGCGCACAGAATTCGATGAT AAACGCAAAGCGGAAGCGAAGCTGAAAGCCCTCGAACCGAAACCGAAACGGGGCCGCGGCAGACCACCGAAGAAGAGTCGCGGTGGTGGCAGGAAACCACTTGCTGGC AAACGCAAGGCTGATCCGGCGAAGAAGGACAGTGGCGAACCTAAAGAGAAGCGCGGCCGTGGAAGGCCACCGTCGAAGGGAGGTGCTGCGGCCGCCAAGAAACCTGCTGCTGGTGGCAAAGGACGCGGAAGAGGCCGCCCAAAGAAGAACTAG